GCTGCGGTTGCTCAGGAAGATAAGGCTCATCAGCGCGATCGCCATCAGGACGGTCAGGCCGACGCCGAGCGCGGTGGCGATCATCATATGGATGGGCGCGTCGTCATCCCCGCGCACGACGAGCGCGACCGCGACAGCGGCGATCGCGATCGAGAAGAGCGTCGCCACGCGCATGATGCGCAGGAAACGCTGTCCGATCGACAGCGACGCGGGCGGGGGAAGGGGATCGTGCTCGGGCATGCTTCCCTTTGGCCCCCGAAAGTGAGACCTTCAAGCCAGCACGTCGATCCCATCAGCAACGGAGGGCCGCCATGAGAATCGCAGACATACTTGATGCCAAGGGCAGCGAGGTGGCGACGGTTCCCGCGGGCACGAGCGTGCGCGAGGCAGTCGCCTTATTGTCGGAACGCAAGATCGGCGCCGTCCCGGTCATCGATGGCGAAGAGATCGCGGGTGTCTTCTCCGAGCGCGATGTGATTGCCTGCCTTTGCGACAACGGCGCCGACGCGCTCGACTGGACCGTAGAGCGCGTGATGAGCTCGCCGGCGCTGATCGTCACGAGGGACACGCCGATTCTCGCGGCGCTCGCGACCATGACTCAGCGCCGCGTGCGTCATTTGCCGGTGATTGAATCGGGCCAGATTCGGGGAATCGTGTCGATCGGAGACCTGGTGAAGCACAGAATCGAGCGGATCGAGGCCGAGGCCGAGGCTTTGCGCGCCTACATCCAATCCGCTTAGCCCTCCGAAAAATCCGCCGTTTTCCGCCGGTTTTCGGGCCCCTCAAGCCGATGTGACAAAGTTTTTTCAAAAAACCGGTTGACCGAATCAAGCACCTCCCATAGATGCCCTCTCACAGCAGCGGTGGCGGCCACTTCGGACCGCCTCTGCAGCGCGCCTCTCTTAGTCGGTCACCGACGCCCGGATCCACAAGAACCGGGAGAGAAAGCGCGTCGGCTCTTTGACATTGTTGGTTTAGATGAAGGGACATGTGGGCGGCGGCCCGGTCTCCTGGAACCTCTGGGTTCAGGATGGTCGGTCAAATTTATGCCGTTCCTTAATGTGAACTTTGCCGCGGCTTGCCGTGGGAAAGGGCGCAAATGTCCTAATACGCAAACACACCAGTTTGTATATTTGTGCAGGAACGGCTCCCAGAGAACCGGCCTGCCAGGCCTATTCCGCCTGGCTTGTCGGTCATCAACTTGAGAGTTTGATTCTGGCTCAGAACGAACGCTGGCGGCATGCCTAACACATGCAAGTCGAACGAGACCTTCGGGTCTAGTGGCGCACGGGTGCGTAACGCGTGGGAATCTGCCCTTGGGTTCGGAATAACAGTTAGAAATGACTGCTAATACCGGATGATGTCTTCGGACCAAAGATTTATCGCCCAAGGATGAGCCCGCGTAGGATTAGCTAGTTGGTGAGGTAAAAGCTCACCAAGGCGACGATCCTTAGCTGGTCTGAGAGGATGATCAGCCACACTGGGACTGAGACACGGCCCAGACTCCTACGGGAGGCAGCAGTGGGGAATATTGGACAATGGGCGAAAGCCTGATCCAGCAATGCCGCGTGAGTGATGAAGGCCTTAGGGTTGTAAAGCTCTTTTACCCGGGATGATAATGACAGTACCGGGAGAATAAGCCCCGGCTAACTCCGTGCCAGCAGCCGCGGTAATACGGAGGGGGCTAGCGTTGTTCGGAATTACTGGGCGTAAAGCGCGCGTAGGCGGCTTTGTAAGTTAGAGGTGAAAGCCCGGAGCTCAACTCCGGAACTGCCTTTAAGACTGCATCGCTAGAATTGTGGAGAGGTAAGTGGAATTCCGAGTGTAGAGGTGAAATTCGTAGATATTCGGAAGAACACCAGTGGCGAAGGCGACTTACTGGACACATATTGACGCTGAGGTGCGAAAGCGTGGGGAGCAAACAGGATTAGATACCCTGGTAGTCCACGCCGTAAACGATGATGACTAGCTGTCGGGGCTCATGGAGTTTCGGTGGCGCAGCTAACGCGTTAAGTCATCCGCCTGGGGAGTACGGCCGCAAGGTTAAAACTCAAAGAAATTGACGGGGGCCTGCACAAGCGGTGGAGCATGTGGTTTAATTCGAAGCAACGCGCAGAACCTTACCAGCGTTTGACATGGTAGGACGATTTCTGGAGACAGATCTCTTCCCTTACGGGACCTACACACAGGTGCTGCATGGCTGTCGTCAGCTCGTGTCGTGAGATGTTGGGTTAAGTCCCGCAACGAGCGCAACCCTCGTCTCTAGTTGCCATCATTTAGTTGGGCACTCTAGAGAAACTGCCGGTGATAAGCCGGAGGAAGGTGGGGATGACGTCAAGTCCTCATGGCCCTTACGCGCTGGGCTACACACGTGCTACAATGGCGGTGACAGTGGGCAGCAAACTTGCAAGAGTGAGCAAATCCCAAAAAACCGTCTCAGTTCGGATTGTTCTCTGCAACTCGAGAGCATGAAGGCGGAATCGCTAGTAATCGCGGATCAGCATGCCGCGGTGAATACGTTCCCAGGCCTTGTACACACCGCCCGTCACACCATGGGAGTTGGATTCACCCGAAGGCGTTGCGCTAACCCGTAAGGGAGGCAGGCGACCACGGTGGGTTTAGCGACTGGGGTGAAGTCGTAACAAGGTAGCCGTAGGGGAACCTGCGGCTGGATCACCTCCTTTCTAAGGATTTGAGCGTACTGCGCCGAGCTTGTCTCGGAAGTGCGTCGCTCGTTCCAAAGAACATGCCGCCGTCCTCATGTCCCTTCATCACTGGAAACACTCTGTGCGAGCAGAGTGGCGCCTGAGCTGGCTCACGCCGCCCGCGGCCCTTGTGGCCAGTGGTGCACGTGTGGGGGCCGGTAGCTCAGGTGGTTAGAGCGCACGCCTGATAAGCGTGAGGTCGTAGGTTCAACTCCTACTCGGCCCACCATGTGCACTTAAGGCTTTTCGCTATGGGGCCTTAGCTCAGCTGGGAGAGCACCTGCTTTGCAAGCAGGGGGTCATCGGTTCGATCCCGATAGGCTCCACCAGCGAAAATGCCGATCGGCATGCGCACGACATATATTCCAGGGATGAAGACAGCCAGTTTCGCCGGTTCGCCGGCGGATGTGGGGCGTTCGCGCTCCTCTTTGACATTGTGAATGGGTTCTAGAAATCGATGCCGTGATGGTATCGTGGCTAGACGACTGACGGATCGCTTCGGCGATACGGCGGGAGTATGCCGCGAGACGATTACAACAATGATTATCTAGCTGAGTAGGTTCGATCTCTCTTCAACGAGGTCGATCCGAAACAAACCAGACCACCGGATATCGGCACCTGCAAGCAAGACAGGCCTGTCGATGGTGGTGTGGATTCTCAAGCGTGAGGTAAGGGCAATTGGTGGATGCCTTGGCATA
Above is a genomic segment from Sphingomonas sp. LY29 containing:
- a CDS encoding CBS domain-containing protein, with protein sequence MRIADILDAKGSEVATVPAGTSVREAVALLSERKIGAVPVIDGEEIAGVFSERDVIACLCDNGADALDWTVERVMSSPALIVTRDTPILAALATMTQRRVRHLPVIESGQIRGIVSIGDLVKHRIERIEAEAEALRAYIQSA